One region of Priestia megaterium genomic DNA includes:
- a CDS encoding PTS mannose/fructose/sorbose transporter subunit IIC: MSSIQIILLLVIAAVTGIASVLDEGQSHRPLIACTLVGLVLGDLKTGIILGGTLELMALGWMNVGLAMAPDTAIASVISTILVITAGQGIGEGIAVAIALAAAGQVLTIFVRTITVFLIHRADKYAEEGNFKGIEIMHITAMGFQALRVMIPTLIVTLISVSAVQTFLGNIPEVITKGLQIGGGIIVVVGYAMVINMMNIPHLKPFFYIGFLLAAFTGFNLVGFGALGLCLALLYQQVMQQRNQMQPAGVPAATGSEQVYDDDDDDLDA, translated from the coding sequence ATGTCTTCCATACAAATTATTTTATTATTAGTCATTGCAGCGGTAACTGGCATCGCAAGCGTATTGGACGAAGGGCAATCCCATCGTCCTCTCATTGCCTGCACGTTAGTAGGCTTGGTGCTTGGAGATTTAAAAACGGGCATTATTTTAGGCGGAACGCTGGAATTAATGGCTCTTGGATGGATGAATGTTGGATTGGCGATGGCACCTGATACGGCTATTGCTTCTGTTATTTCAACTATTTTGGTTATCACAGCTGGTCAGGGGATTGGTGAAGGCATTGCGGTAGCTATAGCTTTAGCAGCTGCAGGGCAAGTACTCACCATTTTTGTTCGTACCATCACAGTATTTTTAATTCATCGAGCTGATAAGTACGCGGAAGAAGGGAACTTTAAAGGAATTGAAATTATGCATATTACTGCTATGGGTTTTCAGGCTCTCCGCGTTATGATTCCAACGTTAATTGTTACATTAATCAGCGTAAGCGCCGTGCAAACTTTCCTCGGAAATATTCCGGAAGTTATTACAAAAGGTCTGCAAATTGGGGGAGGCATTATCGTGGTCGTAGGGTATGCCATGGTTATCAATATGATGAACATTCCTCATTTAAAACCTTTTTTCTATATCGGGTTCTTATTAGCGGCATTTACAGGGTTTAACCTGGTAGGATTTGGGGCGTTAGGTCTTTGTTTAGCCCTTCTTTATCAGCAAGTAATGCAGCAGCGAAATCAAATGCAGCCGGCAGGCGTTCCAGCAGCTACAGGGAGCGAACAAGTATATGATGATGACGATGATGATTTAGATGCCTAA
- a CDS encoding aldo/keto reductase, with amino-acid sequence MNIVTLNNGLKMPQLGFGVWQVEDNKAAAAVSKAIEVGYTSIDTAMIYKNEEGVGQAIKESSVPREELFITTKVWNSDQGYENALRAFDESLERLGLDYVDLYLIHWPTPQYDEYVETYKALEKLYHDGKVKAIGVCNFEIEHLERLLNECDVTPVLNQIECHPYLAQNELKEFCAKHNIFVEAWSPLDQGGEVLQDEVIQKIAEVHSKTPAQVVLRWHLQNNTIVIPKSVTPSRIEENFNVFDFELTADDMAEINGLNSNRRKGPHPSDMNVR; translated from the coding sequence ATGAATATTGTCACATTAAACAACGGCTTAAAAATGCCTCAGCTTGGATTTGGCGTATGGCAAGTAGAAGATAACAAAGCAGCAGCTGCAGTGTCAAAAGCAATTGAAGTTGGATATACCTCTATCGACACAGCTATGATTTATAAAAATGAAGAAGGAGTAGGTCAAGCGATTAAAGAATCTTCTGTTCCTCGGGAAGAGCTGTTTATTACAACAAAAGTTTGGAACAGCGACCAAGGCTATGAAAATGCACTACGTGCGTTTGATGAAAGCCTAGAACGATTAGGACTTGATTATGTGGATTTATATTTGATTCACTGGCCTACTCCTCAATATGATGAGTATGTGGAGACGTATAAAGCATTAGAAAAGCTTTATCACGATGGCAAAGTAAAAGCAATTGGCGTCTGCAACTTTGAAATTGAGCATTTGGAGCGCTTGTTAAATGAATGTGACGTAACGCCTGTTTTAAACCAAATTGAGTGCCATCCGTATCTTGCTCAAAATGAATTAAAAGAGTTTTGCGCCAAACATAATATTTTCGTGGAAGCATGGAGCCCTCTTGATCAAGGAGGAGAAGTGTTACAAGACGAGGTTATTCAAAAAATTGCTGAAGTACATAGCAAAACTCCGGCTCAAGTTGTATTGCGCTGGCACTTACAGAACAACACAATTGTCATTCCTAAGTCAGTTACACCGTCTAGAATAGAAGAAAACTTTAACGTGTTTGATTTTGAACTTACTGCTGATGATATGGCAGAGATTAATGGATTAAACAGCAACCGCCGCAAAGGTCCGCACCCAAGCGACATGAACGTCCGATAA
- a CDS encoding GH32 C-terminal domain-containing protein: MKRTVKKLLMIGVACSISMFSVYPVLADNTGYYQEKYRNQFHFSPEANWMNDPNGMVYYNGEYHLFYQYYPYGTTWGPMHWGHAVSTDLVKWKHLPVALSPDENGEIFSGSAVIDWNNTAGFGKEAMVAIFTHSGSKGQVQSLAYSTDSGRTWTKYEGNPVMPNPPVPDWRDPKVFWHEQTKQWVMSLAAKDKIMFYTSPDLKNWKYASEFGSDGGIQANGQSGAYSYTLSEQKGQSFTLEGEIMLVEKNGREGAGGLVFRSNKDATNAYTVNLDAEKNLLTLNKVEKGSVTTVVSKPMRLDTSQAYHVKVEANSHHFKILLNGKQVLEGSDVSFENGQFGLTAWNSTAVFRHVKFTNQSNFITNLSNWKSITGTWNDTAAGKIGKSNSDGYIMSEEQGDQFIYESNMTFLDENHGSGALLFRADAEAKNGYIASVDASKDTIKLVKLQNGISTVLAETNEKIDTSKSHQVKVTASGNELDLHIDDNFTLTAKDETFSKGLFGLHVNQSSVRFQDVNMTKFIDTDEKEIKNKSFETGDLTGWKTIKGNAFTNDHVTDATANWSGLFEQKGKYHLWGFSDKQDGDNATGELHSSYFKLSGSGEINLLMGGGNDPTNRYVALVRASDDKELIRQANTKFADEKYQRYVWDASKYIGEVLYIKAVDQAVGGWGHINLDDVNVFNTEKMPEKVDSVAKEPEEAKQREGGELSDWNTVSGEWVNSTHGSNGGIWECPTLLELPVDGDRTKKKWVLQVSINDGAAAGGSGMQYFVGDFDGKTFKNENPPEEVLWTDYGADFYAAVDWSGVEGDNGEKYWLGWMSNWQYANNTPTTTWRSSMSIPRKIELTNTAKGLRLKQIPVSIDSIRNKQEKKVLKNLMVTENKNLLSGIQENKYEIIAEFDVSNTDAQEFGFQIQKEGSENTKVSYNVNKQQLFVDRTNSGSFDFGENVKGKHSAPMLPKAGKVKLHMFVDQSSVEVFGNDGTAVITDQLFPTLSSNKIKLYSKGGAVKLNSLKMYPLKSIWNKSPVDTNLSEWKNISGLWADTINGKQGRSKEDSFTLSSKEAKNFTYEAKIKVLDDSVSNSTGAGALVFRSDEQANNAYAANVDVLNNQIKLIAFRDRIGKDLIIYDDGGKLDLKPNTDYHLKVMAEGEHIQVYLDGKLVIDTMDPTFSEGYAGLNVWNSTSLFNEVKFETVD, translated from the coding sequence ATGAAAAGAACCGTCAAAAAGTTATTGATGATTGGAGTCGCTTGTTCCATAAGCATGTTTTCTGTATACCCTGTATTAGCTGATAATACAGGGTATTATCAAGAAAAATATCGGAATCAATTTCATTTTTCTCCAGAAGCGAACTGGATGAACGATCCAAATGGAATGGTCTATTATAACGGGGAGTACCACCTTTTTTATCAGTATTATCCTTACGGTACCACCTGGGGACCTATGCACTGGGGGCATGCAGTTAGTACAGACTTAGTGAAATGGAAACACCTTCCGGTTGCTCTTTCGCCAGATGAGAACGGAGAGATCTTTTCAGGAAGTGCCGTTATCGATTGGAATAATACCGCAGGATTTGGAAAAGAAGCGATGGTAGCTATCTTTACGCACTCAGGCAGTAAAGGGCAAGTTCAAAGTCTAGCATACAGCACGGACAGCGGAAGAACATGGACCAAATATGAAGGAAATCCTGTTATGCCAAATCCCCCAGTTCCTGACTGGCGCGATCCAAAAGTGTTTTGGCACGAGCAAACCAAGCAGTGGGTGATGTCTTTAGCTGCTAAAGATAAAATCATGTTTTATACATCACCTGACTTGAAAAATTGGAAATACGCAAGTGAGTTTGGATCTGACGGAGGGATTCAAGCAAACGGTCAAAGCGGTGCCTATTCATATACTTTGTCTGAACAAAAAGGTCAATCTTTTACTCTAGAGGGAGAAATTATGCTTGTAGAAAAGAATGGACGCGAAGGTGCAGGAGGCCTTGTTTTTCGTTCTAATAAAGATGCAACAAACGCATATACCGTCAATTTAGATGCTGAAAAGAACCTCTTAACACTTAACAAAGTAGAGAAAGGAAGCGTAACGACCGTTGTTTCAAAGCCAATGAGGCTGGATACGTCACAAGCGTATCACGTGAAAGTAGAAGCAAACAGTCACCACTTTAAGATACTGCTAAATGGAAAACAGGTTTTAGAAGGCAGTGATGTATCTTTTGAAAACGGTCAGTTTGGATTAACAGCATGGAATTCCACAGCTGTCTTTCGTCATGTTAAATTTACGAATCAATCTAATTTCATAACCAATCTATCTAACTGGAAATCTATTACTGGAACGTGGAATGATACTGCTGCTGGAAAAATCGGTAAATCTAACAGCGACGGATATATTATGAGTGAAGAACAGGGAGATCAGTTCATTTACGAGTCAAATATGACATTTTTAGATGAAAACCATGGTTCAGGTGCGCTACTTTTCCGAGCAGACGCGGAAGCCAAAAACGGATATATAGCTAGCGTAGATGCTTCTAAGGATACAATCAAACTAGTAAAACTTCAAAATGGCATTTCAACTGTCCTTGCTGAAACAAACGAAAAAATTGATACGAGCAAATCACATCAAGTAAAAGTAACTGCATCGGGAAATGAACTTGATTTGCATATAGACGATAACTTCACCCTTACTGCAAAAGATGAAACTTTTTCAAAAGGATTGTTTGGACTACATGTTAATCAATCTTCAGTCCGGTTTCAAGACGTTAACATGACAAAGTTTATTGATACAGATGAAAAAGAAATTAAAAATAAAAGTTTTGAAACAGGAGATCTCACCGGCTGGAAAACGATAAAGGGAAATGCATTCACAAACGATCATGTAACGGATGCAACCGCAAATTGGAGCGGTCTTTTTGAACAAAAAGGAAAGTATCATTTATGGGGTTTTTCTGATAAGCAAGATGGCGATAATGCCACTGGAGAATTACATTCGTCTTATTTTAAATTGAGCGGTTCAGGTGAAATTAATTTGTTAATGGGAGGCGGAAACGACCCCACAAACCGCTATGTAGCCTTAGTCCGGGCATCCGACGATAAAGAATTGATTCGTCAAGCGAATACAAAGTTTGCAGATGAAAAGTACCAGCGCTACGTGTGGGATGCTTCTAAGTATATAGGAGAAGTACTGTACATTAAAGCCGTTGATCAAGCTGTAGGAGGATGGGGGCATATTAATCTAGATGATGTGAATGTATTCAATACAGAAAAAATGCCGGAGAAAGTAGACAGTGTAGCAAAAGAACCAGAGGAAGCTAAACAAAGAGAAGGCGGAGAGCTTTCAGATTGGAACACAGTGTCAGGAGAATGGGTGAATTCAACTCACGGAAGCAACGGAGGAATTTGGGAATGTCCTACTTTACTCGAACTGCCGGTTGATGGAGACAGAACGAAGAAAAAATGGGTACTGCAAGTCAGTATCAATGATGGAGCGGCAGCTGGAGGTTCAGGTATGCAGTACTTTGTTGGTGATTTTGACGGAAAAACATTTAAAAATGAAAACCCGCCAGAGGAAGTGCTTTGGACAGATTATGGTGCCGACTTTTATGCTGCTGTAGATTGGAGCGGTGTTGAAGGAGATAACGGAGAAAAGTATTGGCTAGGCTGGATGAGCAACTGGCAATATGCCAACAATACTCCAACTACTACTTGGAGAAGCTCTATGTCAATCCCAAGAAAAATAGAACTCACCAACACAGCAAAAGGGCTTCGTTTAAAACAAATACCTGTTTCAATTGATTCAATTCGCAATAAGCAAGAAAAAAAGGTGTTGAAGAATCTGATGGTTACTGAAAACAAAAATCTTCTGTCAGGCATACAGGAAAACAAATATGAAATTATTGCAGAATTCGATGTTTCAAATACGGATGCACAAGAATTTGGTTTTCAAATTCAAAAAGAAGGCAGCGAAAATACAAAAGTCAGCTATAACGTAAACAAGCAGCAATTATTTGTTGACCGAACAAACTCTGGAAGTTTTGATTTTGGTGAAAATGTGAAAGGCAAACACTCTGCTCCCATGCTTCCAAAAGCCGGAAAGGTTAAGCTTCATATGTTTGTAGACCAGTCGTCTGTAGAAGTATTTGGCAATGACGGCACTGCAGTAATAACAGACCAGCTCTTTCCAACGCTTTCAAGCAATAAAATAAAGCTTTACAGCAAAGGAGGGGCTGTAAAATTAAATTCTCTTAAGATGTATCCGTTAAAATCTATTTGGAATAAAAGTCCTGTTGATACAAACTTATCTGAATGGAAGAATATTAGCGGACTATGGGCCGATACGATTAACGGAAAACAAGGACGAAGCAAAGAAGATTCCTTTACCTTATCATCAAAAGAAGCAAAAAATTTCACATATGAGGCAAAAATAAAGGTGTTAGACGATTCTGTTTCAAATTCTACAGGAGCAGGAGCGCTAGTATTCCGTTCGGATGAACAGGCAAACAATGCTTATGCTGCGAATGTAGATGTGCTGAATAATCAAATAAAGCTCATTGCGTTTAGAGACAGAATAGGAAAGGATCTCATTATTTACGACGATGGGGGAAAGCTGGATTTAAAACCAAATACGGATTACCATCTAAAAGTGATGGCTGAAGGAGAACACATTCAAGTTTATCTCGATGGCAAGCTGGTGATCGATACAATGGACCCTACCTTTTCAGAAGGTTATGCTGGGCTGAACGTGTGGAATTCTACTAGTTTGTTTAATGAAGTGAAATTTGAAACAGTGGATTAA
- a CDS encoding mannose/fructose/sorbose PTS transporter subunit IID: MENEKRLTKKDIFSMFIRSNFLLGSFNFERVQAMGYCYVMIPAIKRLYGPGAQRNAALKRHLEWFNTHPWISAPIFGVTAAMEEEMANKKDFDEKAISGMKIGLMGPLAGVGDPIFWGTLRPVLAALGASLALGGNIAGPLLFFILINAIRLSTKYYGLKYGYLKGTEILKDLVGNRIQKLTEGASILGLFVMGALVSKWTTINIPVVVSRIKDDSGKVVVKTVQDVLDSILPGLLPLALTLLVAWMLRKGTNPLLIIFGIFLIGIGGYWIGFLG; encoded by the coding sequence ATGGAAAATGAAAAAAGATTAACGAAAAAAGACATCTTTAGCATGTTTATTCGCTCGAATTTTTTACTCGGTTCATTTAACTTTGAGCGTGTTCAGGCAATGGGCTACTGTTATGTTATGATTCCAGCAATTAAACGTTTATACGGACCAGGGGCACAGCGAAATGCAGCATTAAAGCGACATTTAGAATGGTTCAATACACATCCATGGATTTCCGCACCTATATTCGGCGTCACGGCAGCAATGGAAGAAGAAATGGCAAATAAAAAAGATTTTGATGAAAAAGCCATCAGCGGAATGAAAATTGGATTAATGGGACCGCTTGCTGGCGTAGGAGACCCTATTTTCTGGGGAACGCTGCGACCAGTTCTTGCGGCACTAGGCGCATCTCTTGCGTTAGGCGGGAATATTGCCGGGCCACTGCTGTTTTTCATCTTAATTAATGCCATTCGATTAAGTACAAAATATTATGGATTAAAATATGGTTATTTAAAAGGAACAGAAATTTTAAAAGATTTAGTAGGCAATCGAATTCAAAAACTGACGGAAGGTGCATCCATTTTAGGACTCTTCGTAATGGGAGCATTGGTTTCGAAATGGACCACTATTAATATACCAGTGGTTGTTTCTAGGATCAAAGATGATTCTGGTAAAGTTGTCGTGAAAACCGTGCAAGACGTACTCGACAGTATTTTACCGGGACTGCTTCCTTTAGCGCTAACTTTATTAGTAGCATGGATGCTTCGAAAAGGTACAAATCCGCTGCTTATTATTTTCGGTATTTTCTTAATCGGTATAGGAGGTTATTGGATCGGCTTTTTAGGCTGA
- the map gene encoding type I methionyl aminopeptidase has product MIIGNEQDLESLRKIGRIVALAREEMKKQAKAGMTTKELDMIGKKILDEHGAISAPEKEYNFPGVTCISVNEEVAHGIPGDRVLKDGDLVNVDVSAVLDGYYSDTGISFVIGQDEEKEKLCQAAVDAFWAAMKKVKAGSKQNQIGRAVSNFAHQNGYAVIENLTGHGVGRSLHDAPNHILNYYDPMDKALLKKGLVIAVEPFISMKADHIIERGDDGWTFVTPDNSLVAQCEHTIVVTNGEPIILTEL; this is encoded by the coding sequence ATGATTATTGGTAACGAACAGGATTTAGAAAGTTTACGCAAAATTGGACGTATCGTTGCACTTGCGCGCGAAGAAATGAAAAAACAAGCAAAAGCAGGTATGACAACAAAAGAGCTTGATATGATCGGTAAAAAAATATTAGATGAACACGGTGCTATTTCTGCACCTGAAAAAGAATATAATTTCCCAGGTGTAACGTGCATTAGTGTCAACGAAGAAGTGGCTCACGGTATTCCGGGAGACCGCGTATTAAAAGATGGCGATTTAGTAAATGTGGATGTATCCGCAGTACTTGATGGCTATTATTCGGATACGGGTATTTCATTTGTTATTGGGCAAGACGAAGAAAAAGAAAAGCTGTGTCAAGCTGCAGTAGATGCATTTTGGGCAGCTATGAAAAAAGTAAAAGCTGGTTCAAAACAAAATCAAATTGGTCGTGCTGTTTCTAACTTTGCACACCAAAACGGATATGCTGTTATTGAAAACTTAACGGGTCATGGTGTTGGCCGCAGCTTGCATGACGCTCCTAACCACATTTTAAACTATTATGATCCAATGGATAAAGCCCTCTTGAAAAAAGGTCTTGTTATTGCTGTAGAGCCGTTTATCTCTATGAAGGCTGATCATATCATTGAACGCGGAGACGACGGCTGGACGTTTGTTACACCTGATAATAGTCTTGTAGCACAATGTGAACATACGATTGTTGTAACAAACGGTGAACCGATTATTTTAACTGAACTATAA
- a CDS encoding DUF5634 family protein, whose protein sequence is MEYVGREAIVSELTHHMDDILNKYNLQGVSVYEEEGEGNHYYLGYTVKKNDHVFMVNRPYLKDKDGKLAVEKQEWTLQGNEGETNGYTSLEDAFQKIDETIH, encoded by the coding sequence GTGGAATATGTAGGAAGAGAAGCGATTGTAAGTGAACTGACTCATCATATGGATGACATTTTAAACAAATATAACCTTCAAGGCGTCTCCGTATATGAAGAGGAAGGAGAAGGTAATCACTATTATCTTGGCTACACAGTAAAAAAGAATGATCATGTGTTTATGGTTAACAGACCTTATCTAAAAGATAAAGACGGAAAATTAGCAGTCGAAAAGCAAGAATGGACTCTTCAAGGTAACGAAGGAGAAACAAATGGATATACTTCACTTGAAGATGCATTTCAAAAAATTGATGAAACCATACATTAA
- the hutH gene encoding histidine ammonia-lyase, whose amino-acid sequence MFIQIDGNSLTFDQIYKVIYQGYSVKISDHAVEHIQKSRTLVEESITNNNVIYGVNTGFGKFSDMVISKTDLADLQINLIRSHACGLGEPFSLEVSRVMLLLRANALAKGYSGIRLETLQLLIDCLNQNVVPVIPSQGSLGASGDLAPLSHLALLLVGEGEAVYNGQRMQGEDALKLAGLEPIQLQAKEGLALINGTQAMTAVGVVSYLEAQKLADLADGIAALTLEGLQGIVEAFMPESHAVRPYPEQQQVAARILSYLEGSQLTTSQGQIRVQDAYSLRCIPQVHGAIYQVLNYVKEKLLIEINSATDNPLIFADSGKVISGGNFHGQPIAFAMDFLGIAMAELGNISERRIERIVNPQLSGLPAFLSADPGLESGLMITQYAAASLVSENKVLAHPSSVDSIPSSANQEDHVSMGTTAARHAYQIIQNTRRVLSIEAICAAQAADIQGVDKLASETRKIYSRIRKTVPTIMKDRIFSRDIEALAADFKTFVQDTNYELAL is encoded by the coding sequence ATGTTTATTCAAATTGATGGAAATTCACTGACGTTCGACCAAATTTACAAAGTTATTTACCAAGGATACTCCGTGAAAATTAGCGATCACGCAGTTGAACATATACAAAAAAGCAGAACGTTAGTTGAAGAGAGCATTACGAACAACAACGTAATTTACGGAGTGAATACGGGATTTGGAAAGTTTAGTGATATGGTTATTTCAAAAACAGACTTAGCTGATCTGCAGATTAACCTGATTCGCAGTCATGCCTGCGGACTAGGAGAGCCATTTTCGTTAGAAGTAAGCAGAGTCATGCTGCTTTTACGAGCGAACGCATTAGCTAAAGGGTATTCCGGAATACGACTGGAAACCTTGCAGCTTCTTATCGATTGCTTAAATCAAAACGTAGTACCGGTTATCCCGAGTCAAGGTTCGCTTGGAGCTAGCGGTGACTTAGCCCCGTTATCACATCTAGCGCTGCTGCTAGTTGGAGAAGGAGAAGCTGTATATAATGGTCAGCGAATGCAAGGAGAAGATGCTTTAAAGCTAGCAGGGCTTGAACCTATACAATTACAGGCAAAAGAAGGGCTAGCTTTGATCAACGGCACTCAGGCAATGACGGCTGTAGGAGTAGTTTCGTACCTTGAAGCTCAAAAGCTCGCTGATCTTGCTGACGGAATTGCAGCACTGACATTAGAAGGTCTGCAAGGTATTGTAGAAGCATTCATGCCTGAGTCACATGCAGTAAGACCTTACCCGGAACAACAGCAGGTAGCTGCCCGAATTCTTTCGTACTTAGAAGGCAGTCAATTAACTACTTCTCAAGGTCAAATAAGAGTGCAAGATGCTTATTCACTGCGCTGCATTCCTCAAGTTCATGGTGCTATTTATCAAGTTTTAAATTATGTAAAAGAAAAGCTGTTAATTGAGATTAATTCAGCAACTGATAACCCGCTCATCTTTGCTGACAGCGGCAAAGTAATTTCTGGAGGGAATTTTCACGGGCAGCCCATTGCGTTTGCTATGGATTTTCTAGGAATTGCAATGGCGGAGCTTGGGAATATTTCTGAACGGCGCATTGAACGAATAGTAAACCCTCAGCTTAGCGGGCTGCCCGCATTTTTAAGTGCAGATCCAGGTCTAGAGTCCGGGCTCATGATTACTCAATACGCTGCGGCTTCATTAGTTTCCGAAAATAAAGTATTAGCGCATCCATCAAGTGTTGATTCTATCCCATCTTCAGCGAATCAAGAAGACCATGTCAGCATGGGAACGACTGCTGCACGTCATGCTTATCAAATTATCCAAAATACAAGAAGAGTTCTATCAATCGAAGCAATTTGTGCGGCTCAAGCAGCCGATATTCAAGGAGTGGATAAACTTGCTTCAGAAACAAGAAAAATTTATTCAAGAATTAGAAAAACCGTACCAACCATTATGAAAGATCGAATTTTCTCACGTGATATTGAGGCGTTAGCAGCTGATTTCAAAACTTTTGTGCAAGATACGAATTATGAACTAGCACTGTAA
- a CDS encoding YbaK/EbsC family protein, translating to MAIERVKAYFKQYGMENRIIEMDESSATVELAAQALKCEPQRIAKSLSFNAEGTVLLIVAAGDAKIDNRKYKEEFGTKAKMLGASEVETLIGHAVGGVCPFAVNEGVHVYLDESLKRFVTVFPACGSGNSAIELTIPELEEFSKCLKWVDVCKGWNE from the coding sequence ATGGCGATTGAAAGAGTAAAAGCATATTTTAAACAATATGGCATGGAGAATCGAATTATTGAAATGGATGAGTCCAGTGCTACTGTAGAACTGGCAGCGCAAGCTTTAAAATGTGAGCCGCAACGGATCGCAAAAAGTCTTTCTTTTAACGCAGAAGGAACCGTTCTATTAATTGTGGCAGCAGGAGATGCGAAAATTGATAATCGAAAATATAAAGAAGAGTTCGGAACCAAAGCAAAAATGCTTGGAGCAAGTGAAGTAGAAACGCTGATTGGTCATGCCGTAGGCGGAGTATGCCCATTTGCCGTTAATGAAGGTGTTCACGTGTATCTAGATGAATCTCTGAAACGTTTTGTTACCGTTTTCCCTGCCTGTGGAAGTGGAAATAGTGCAATTGAATTAACAATACCCGAACTAGAAGAATTTTCGAAATGCTTAAAATGGGTTGATGTGTGCAAAGGATGGAATGAATAA
- the hutU gene encoding urocanate hydratase, protein METKQSGIKAPRGTELTTKGWVQEAALRMLLNNLDSEVAEHPEKLVVYGGIGKAARNWEAFDRIVDTLKELEEDETLLIQSGKPVAVFKTHSDAPRVLLANSNLVPAFANWETFHELDKKGLMMYGQMTAGSWIYIGSQGIVQGTYETFAECANQHFNGTLKGTITLTAGLGGMGGAQPLAVTMAGGVVIGIDVDRTRIEKRIETKYCDTVVESVADAITLAEDAKRLGKALSIGLVGNAAEILPEMIKRGFIPDIVTDQTSAHDPLNGYLPIGVSLAEGEKLRNTNPNEYIKQSKASMAIHVQAMLEMQRKGAVAFDYGNNIRQVALDEGVANAFDFPGFVPAYIRPQFCEGKGPFRWVALSGNPEDIYKTDEVILREFSDNTHLCNWIKMAREKIEFQGLPARICWLGYGERARFGKIINDMVANGELSAPIVIGRDHLDAGSVASPNRETEAMKDGSDAVADWPILNALVNTAAGASWVSVHHGGGVGMGYSLHAGMVVVADGTEDAAKRLERVLTTDPGMGVVRHVDAGYDKAIQTAKEKGIQIPALHE, encoded by the coding sequence ATGGAGACAAAACAAAGTGGAATAAAAGCACCTCGTGGAACAGAACTAACGACAAAAGGCTGGGTACAAGAAGCCGCTCTTCGCATGCTTCTAAACAATTTAGATTCCGAAGTAGCAGAGCATCCGGAAAAGTTAGTCGTATACGGAGGGATCGGAAAAGCAGCCCGTAACTGGGAGGCGTTCGATCGTATTGTAGATACGTTAAAAGAATTAGAAGAAGATGAAACGCTTCTCATACAGTCCGGCAAGCCGGTTGCGGTTTTTAAAACGCACAGTGATGCGCCGCGTGTTTTATTAGCAAATTCAAATCTTGTTCCTGCTTTTGCGAATTGGGAGACGTTCCATGAGCTCGATAAAAAAGGGTTAATGATGTACGGGCAAATGACTGCAGGAAGCTGGATTTATATCGGAAGCCAAGGCATTGTTCAAGGAACGTATGAAACATTTGCTGAGTGTGCCAACCAGCATTTTAACGGAACTTTGAAAGGAACCATTACGTTAACAGCTGGATTAGGAGGAATGGGAGGTGCACAACCGTTAGCCGTTACGATGGCAGGCGGCGTTGTCATTGGAATTGATGTTGATCGCACGCGTATTGAAAAACGTATCGAAACAAAGTATTGCGATACGGTAGTCGAAAGTGTAGCTGATGCAATCACGTTAGCTGAAGATGCAAAAAGATTGGGCAAAGCGCTGTCCATTGGATTAGTTGGAAATGCAGCCGAGATTTTGCCTGAAATGATAAAGCGAGGATTTATCCCAGATATTGTGACAGATCAAACATCGGCACATGATCCGCTTAACGGATATTTGCCGATTGGAGTCAGCTTAGCAGAAGGAGAAAAATTGCGGAATACAAATCCAAATGAATATATAAAACAATCAAAAGCAAGTATGGCTATTCACGTTCAAGCCATGTTAGAGATGCAAAGAAAAGGCGCGGTTGCTTTTGACTATGGCAATAATATTCGCCAAGTGGCGCTCGATGAAGGTGTCGCGAATGCATTTGATTTCCCGGGATTTGTCCCAGCGTACATCCGTCCGCAGTTCTGTGAAGGAAAAGGACCGTTCAGGTGGGTCGCTTTGTCAGGAAACCCAGAAGATATTTATAAAACAGATGAAGTCATTTTACGTGAGTTTTCGGATAATACGCATCTTTGCAACTGGATTAAAATGGCGAGAGAAAAAATTGAGTTTCAAGGATTGCCGGCTCGTATTTGCTGGCTAGGCTACGGAGAAAGAGCGCGCTTTGGAAAAATTATTAATGACATGGTAGCAAACGGAGAGCTGTCAGCGCCTATCGTTATTGGCAGAGATCATCTAGATGCCGGTTCCGTGGCTTCGCCAAATCGTGAAACTGAAGCAATGAAAGATGGCAGTGATGCAGTAGCAGACTGGCCTATTTTAAATGCATTAGTCAATACGGCAGCAGGCGCAAGCTGGGTATCCGTTCACCACGGAGGAGGAGTAGGTATGGGGTATTCTCTGCACGCTGGAATGGTTGTAGTAGCAGACGGGACGGAAGATGCCGCTAAACGTCTAGAACGTGTTTTAACAACAGATCCTGGCATGGGTGTTGTTCGTCATGTAGACGCCGGCTATGATAAGGCCATTCAAACTGCAAAAGAAAAAGGGATACAAATTCCCGCGTTACATGAATAA